In a genomic window of Trichoderma atroviride chromosome 4, complete sequence:
- a CDS encoding uncharacterized protein (EggNog:ENOG41): protein MLPIARSSARPLAGLAAASAPALFAARPKFTLVTAFARPKSTMADQTIVYTKEAPFPLGPYSQAIKTPTAIYCSGQIPLTADGTLIEGTIAEKTRKCCENLDVVLKQAGSSLPRVVKTTIFISDMAHFAEMNGEYEKFFSHKPARSCVAVKTLPKGVDVEIEAIALP, encoded by the exons ATGTTGCCTATTGCTCGCAGCTCAGCTCGGCCCCTCGCAGGCCTTGCCGCCGCGTCTGCTCCGGCGCTATTCGCTGCAAGACCCAAGTTTACACTCGTCACAGCTTTCGCGAGACCAAAATCCACAATGGCCGACCAAACTATCGTGTACACTAAGGAAGCCCCCTTTC CCCTCGGCCCTTAC TCTCAAGCCATCAAGACTCCCACTGCCATCTACTGCTCCGGCCAGATCCCTCTTACTGCCGATGGCACCCTGATTGAGGGCACCATCGCCGAGAAGACCAGAAAGTGCTGCGAGAACCTGGATGTCGTTCTCAAGCAGGCTGGCTCTTCCCTGCCCAGAGTCGTCAAGACCACTATTTTCATCTCTGACATGGCTCACTTTGCT GAGATGAACGGAGAGTACGAGAAATTCTTCTCTCACAAGCCTGCGCGAAGCTGCGTTGCAGTCAAGACGCTCCCCAAGGGCGTCGATGTGGAGATTGAGGCTATTGCCCTGCCATAG
- a CDS encoding uncharacterized protein (EggNog:ENOG41), translating into MPRQVFILESIPEEEEVELGGFPCINPTEIDLLMTTSLESPYYPGYYTTATPNTIQVASQASILAPQPQYGNPVEDVHIAYPHHYSSQYEYTPPYLQKVYLQVTPPSPSSASSTSSTSSTSSTSSFHTAPSPTVLDDHNPHRTTNLLDFVKKRTKTRLEKTDLSDNFFTKWAIVTENIYDGQTRLHFIGHSLGLSLAVPIGDIEKFLSRNLFIIMCLAFNIVPNPDLIFDDDDDNSRCGIFVNRRGSKQHNKTLLRAIQQLEWTDPNVIKAVQLSISDEVGALATLVKKRASHNLPDVCQTMKEMVCEEPALEDLGSRKLYEMAVQQMRENRPYSLLRNVVRPEDVIV; encoded by the exons ATGCCGAGGCAAGTGTTCATACTCGAGTCGATCcctgaagaggaggaagtcGAGCTAGGAGGGTTTCCTTGCATCAACCCAACTGAGATTGATCTTTTGATGACTACATCCTTAGAAAGCCCTTATTATCCCGGATATTATACCACTGCTACGCCGAATACCATCCAAGTAGCCTCTCAAGCAAGCATTCTAGCGCCTCAGCCCCAGTACGGCAACCCAGTCGAAGATGTTCACATTGCATATCCGCATCACTATTCCTCTCAATACGAATACACGCCTCCGTATTTACAGAAGGTGTATTTACAAGTAACCCCCCCGTCCCCTTCGTCCGCTTCGTCCACTTCGTCCACTTCGTCCACTTCGTCCACTTCATCCTTCCATACCGCTCCCTCTCCCACCGTCCTCGACGACCACAACCCCCATCGGACCACAAACCTCTTGGACTTtgtcaaaaaaagaaccaaAACACGCCTCGAGAAAACAGACCTCTCCGACAACTTCTTCACCAAATGGGCCATTGTCACAGAAAACAT CTACGACGGCCAAACCCGCCTCCACTTCATCGGCCACTCCCTTGGTCTTTCTCTCGCCGTTCCCATCGGTGACATTGAAAAGTTCCTCAGCCGcaatctcttcatcatcatgtgCCTCGCGTTCAACATTGTCCCCAACCCAGATCTCAtctttgacgatgacgacgacaattCCCGCTGCGGCATCTTCGTCAATAGACGCGGCAGTAAGCAGCATAATAAAACGTTGTTGCGTGCTATTCAACAGCTAGAATGGACGGATCCCAATGTTATAAAGGCGGTGCAATTGTCCATATCGGATGAAGTCGGGGCCTTGGCTACTCTGGTCAAGAAACGGGCATCGCATAATCTGCCGGATGTTTGTCAGACGATGAAAGAGATGGTGTGTGAGGAGCCGGCGCTCGAAGATTTGGGTTCTCGTAAGCTGTACGAGATGGCGGTTCAACAGATGCGGGAGAACCGTCCATATAGCCTGCTTAGGAATGTAGTCAGGCCCGAAGATGTTATAGTGTGA
- a CDS encoding uncharacterized protein (EggNog:ENOG41~CAZy:GT69~TransMembrane:1 (i21-38o)) — translation MLFSGANRLYLRRILRWRATRIALLLLFLINVFDILRIQRDIVHGDREHRLRSGSGAMRQRERIYIASMHWNNAEVLKDYWNDAVVKLTETFGADNVFVSIYESGSWDDSKEALQTLDAELEKRNVPRRVEVSETTHYDEITKPKNERGEGWIDTSRGERELRRIPYLAKLRNKTIRDLIELSDKGITFDKVLFLNDVVFTVEDVLTLMDTNGGNYAAACSMDFSKPPLYYDTFALRDIEGYAHVMQTWPYFRSRTSRNALVNHLDAVPVTSCWNGIVVMPAEPFVSSTQLRFRAVSDSLAAHHLEGSECCLIHADNPLSKTKGVYLNPRVRVGYNYAAYAATHPATKAWVSPWDIFAGRWVNRFRRWTAWTFDSWVVRWRVGRWEREKKGNREPGEFCLINEMQVLVHNGWAHV, via the exons ATGCTGTTTTCAGGCGCAAACAGGCTGTACCTCCGTCGAATACTTCGCTGGCGAGCGACGAGGATcgcacttcttcttctatttctgATCAACGTCTTTGATATTCTGCGCATACAGCGCGACATCGTCCATGGAGACCGAGAACACAGGCtgcgcagcggcagcggggCGATGCGACAGCGCGAGAGGATATACATTGCGAGCATGCATTGGAACAATGCAGAGGTGCTCAAGGACTACTGGAACGATGCGGTGGTTAAGCTTACCGAAACATTTGGTGCCGACAATGTGTTTGTGAGCATATACGAGAGCGGCAGCTGGGACGACAGCAAGGAAGCTCTACAGACGCTGGATGCGGAGCTTGAGAAGAGGAACGTGCCGAGACGGGTCGAGGTGTCGGAGACTACGCACTACGACGAGATAACGAAGCCGAAGAACGAAAGGGGCGAAGGTTGGATAGATACGTCGAGGGGAGAGAGGGAATTGAGGCGAATTCCCTACTTGGCGAAGCTACGAAACAAGACGATTCGGGATTTGATTGAGTTGAGCGACAAGGGAATCACATTTGACAAAGTGCTGTTCCTAAACGACGTGGTATTCACG GTTGAAGATGTGTTGACGCTGATGGACACCAACGGTGGCAACTACGCTGCAGCCTGCTCCATGGACTTTTCGAAGCCGCCGCTGTACTACGATACCTTTGCGCTGCGCGATATCGAAGGATATGCGCATGTTATGCAGACATGGCCGTATTTCAGGTCCAGGACCTCGCGGAATGCGTTGGTGAACCACTTGGATGCGGTTCCGGtgacgagctgctggaatGGTATAG TCGTCATGCCCGCTGAGCCCTTTGTATCGTCCACACAGCTCCGCTTCCGCGCCGTCTCTGACTCCCTCGCCGCTCACCACCTCGAGGGCTCTGAATGCTGCCTCATCCACGCTGATAACCCGctctccaagacaaagggCGTGTATCTCAACCCGCGAGTCAGGGTGGGCTACAATTACGCGGCTTACGCGGCGACGCATCCCGCGACAAAGGCGTGGGTGTCTCCGTGGGATATCTTTGCTGGCCGGTGGGTGAATCGATTTCGGAGATGGACGGCGTGGACTTTTGATTCGTGGGTGGTGAGATGGAGGGTAGGGCgctgggagagggagaagaagggaaatcGCGAGCCGGGCGAGTTTTGCTTGATCAATGAGATGCAGGTGTTGGTCCACAATGGGTGGGCTCATGTGTGA
- a CDS encoding uncharacterized protein (CAZy:GT39~BUSCO:EOG092D0GP7~TransMembrane:11 (i56-73o102-120i141-161o167-184i191-210o243-261i282-301o601-619i639-657o669-688i722-742o)) — protein sequence MARASTPQGSLRQRGVASKQTLSESTFAPEVELDKLSKAAASSRQNVQRGEIEHKIALTLVTILGFVTRFWGISHPDEVVFDEVHFGKFASYYLQRTYFFDVHPPFAKLLFAFVGWLVGYDGHFHFENIGDSYVANKVPYVAFRALPAVLGALTVSVTYLIMWESGYSLPACLVATGLILLDNAHIGQTRLILLDATLVLAMACSLLFYIKFYKLRHEAFSRKWWKWLILTGFALSCDISTKYVGLFAFVTIGSAVIIDLWDLLDIKRRNGAISLQLFGKHFAARAIGLIVLPFLFYLFWFQVHFAVLTRSGPGDDFMTPEFQETLSDNVMLANAVDIHYYDYITIRHKETKAYLHSHPDTYPLRYDDGRISSQGQQITGYPHNDTNNYWQVLPSDNVHNTERIVRNFDLVRLRHIVTDKILLSHDVASPYFPTNQEFTAVTSEEAFGERQNDTLFEIRVETAKVGAEFKTVASHFKLVHFPSKVAMWTHTTPLPEWGYKQQEINGNKQVTVSSNMWIAEDIPSLPQDDARRQKEQRQVKSLPFLRKWFELQRSMFYHNNKLTSSHPYSSQPYHWPFLLRGVSFWTQNDTRQQIYFVGNPIGWWITSSLLAVFAGIIAADQISLRRNIDALDHRTRSRLYNSTGFFWLAWATHYFPFYLMGRQLFLHHYLPAHLASCLVTGALVEFIFNSDAVEEESSKSGNRSSPKRHVTARERFAGKSMLGAWIACGVILSAAAACWYFFLPLTYGYPGLSVEEVVRRKWLGYDLHFAK from the exons ATGGCTCGAGCTTCAACGCCGCAGGGAAGCCTGCGACAGCGGGGCGTAGCGTCCAAGCAGACGCTCAGCGAATCTACGTTTGCCCCCGAGGTCGAGCTCGACAAACTGTCCAAGGCGGCCGCATCATCGCGTCAAAATGTCCAGCGAGGCGAGATTGAGCACAAGATTGCATTGACTCTGGTCACCATTCTCGGCTTCGTCACTCGATTCTGGGGCATCAGCCACCCTGACGAGGTTGTCTTTGACGAAGTGCACTTCGGAAAG TTTGCTTCGTACTACCTCCAACGAACCTACTTTTTCGATGTGCACCCTCCTTTCGCCAAGCTGCTCTTCGCCTTTGTTGGCTGGCTGGTTGGATATGACGGCCACTTCCACTTCGAAAACATTGGCGACTCCTACGTCGCCAACAAAGTTCCCTACGTCGCTTTCCGAGCCCTTCCCGCCGTCCTCGGTGCCTTGACCGTGTCCGTCACCTACTTGATCATGTGGGAGTCGGGCTACAGCTTGCCGGCTTGCCTTGTCGCTACTGGCTTGATTCTCCTCGACAATGCACACATTGGCCAGACACGCTTGATTCTCCTCGATGCCACCCTGGTTCTCGCCATGGCCTGCAGTCTCTTGTTCTACATCAAGTTCTACAAGCTGCGACATGAGGCCTTTAGCAGGAAATGGTGGAAGTGGCTTATCCTGACCGGCTTTGCGCTGTCCTGCGACATCTCGACCAAATACGTTGGTCTCTTCGCTTTCGTCACCATTGGCTCTGCAGTTATTATTGATCTCTGGGATCTTTTGGATATCAAGCGACGCAACGGTGCCATCAGCCTGCAACTGTTTGGAAAGCACTTTGCAGCCCGTGCCATTGGCCTCATCGTTCTACCATTCCTCTTCTATCTTTTCTGGTTCCAGGTGCACTTTGCCGTCTTGACTCGATCCGGCCCTGGCGACGACTTCATGACGCCAGAATTCCAGGAAACCCTGAGCGACAACGTCATGCTGGCAAATGCTGTCGACATTCACTACTATGATTACATCACCATCAGGCACAAGGAGACCAAGGCATACCTCCACAGCCACCCCGACACCTATCCCCTGCGATATGATGATGGCCGCATCTCCAGCCAAGGCCAGCAGATTACTGGTTATCCCCACAACGACACAAACAACTACTGGCAAGTCCTTCCTTCCGACAATGTGCACAACACGGAGCGCATTGTCAGAAACTTCGACCTGGTTCGACTTAGGCACATTGTCACGGACAAGATTCTGCTCTCTCACGATGTCGCTTCGCCGTATTTCCCCACCAACCAAGAGTTTACCGCCGTGACTTCTGAGGAAGCGTTTGGCGAGCGCCAAAACGACACCCTTTTCGAGATTCGAGTTGAAACAGCAAAGGTTGGCGCAGAGTTCAAAACCGTTGCCAGCCACTTCAAGCTTGTTCACTTCCCCAGCAAAGTTGCCATGTGGACACACACCACTCCTCTGCCTGAGTGGGGCTATAAGCAGCAGGAAATCAATGGCAACAAGCAGGTTACAGTCAGCTCCAACATGTGGATTGCCGAGGACATTCCCTCGCTTCCTCAAGATGACGCCCGCCGCCAAAAGGAGCAGCGACAAGTCAAGTCACTGCCGTTCCTCCGCAAGTGGTTTGAGCTGCAGAGGTCCATGTTCTACCACAACAACAAGCTGACCAGCAGCCACCCGTACTCCAGCCAGCCTTACCACTGGCCATTCTTGCTTCGCGGAGTGAGCTTCTGGACACAGAATGACACACGTCAACAAATCTACTTTGTTGGCAACCCCATTGGCTGGTGGATCACCAGCAGTCTTCTGGCTGTGTTTGCTGGCATTATCGCAGCAGACCAAATCTCTCTCCGTCGTAACATTGATGCTCTAGACCATC GCACTCGTTCGCGACTATACAACTCTACGGGCTTCTTCTGGCTTGCCTGGGCTACTCACTACTTCCCATTCTACCTTATGGGTCGTCAACTCTTCCTTCACCACTATCTCCCGGCCCATCTAGCCTCTTGTTTGGTCACAGGCGCTCTCGTCGagttcatcttcaactctgATGCAGTAGAGGAGGAGTCTTCCAAGTCTGGCAACCGTTCAAGTCCCAAGAGACACGTCACGGCCCGTGAGCGATTCGCTGGTAAGAGCATGCTTGGTGCTTGGATTGCTTGTGGTGTGATCctctctgccgctgccgcttgCTGgtacttcttcttgcctttgaCCTATGGTTATCCCGGACTGTCTGTAGAAGAAGTTGTTAGGAGAAAGTGGCTCGGATACGACCTCCACTTCGCCAAATAA
- a CDS encoding uncharacterized protein (EggNog:ENOG41~SECRETED:SignalP(1-19)) yields the protein MQFTTAIFTSLALALSARADQAICFPLPGQPQTIPQNILDLDVSIKLNWAATLCSQLVFPSPTDQGNGIQSATTALTDGILGDDGKLYGLEVALHAIRTEDNCNVNANAMLGSASCPGGGLLTLSTPFEQWSYITALN from the exons ATGCAGTTCACAACAGCAATCTTCACCTCCCTCGCCCTCGCGCTCTCCGCCAGAGCCGACCAGGCGATTTGCTTCCCTCTTCCCGGCCAGCCCCAAACCATTCCGCAAAACATCCTAGACCTCGACGTGTCAATCAAGCTCAACTGGGCCGCCACCCTTTGCTCCCAGCTGGTCTTCCCATCTCCAACCGATCAAGGAAACGGTATTCAATCCGCTACAACTGCGCTCACCGACGGTATCTTGGGAGATGACGGCAAGCTCTACGGCCTCGAGGTG GCTCTCCACGCCATCCGAACCGAGGACAACTGCAAC gtcaacgccaacgccatgcTCGGAAGTGCCAGCTGCCCAGGTGGTGGTCTCTTGACTCTGAGCACTCCTTTTGAGCAGTGGTCGTACATCACCGCTCTCAACTAA
- a CDS encoding uncharacterized protein (EggNog:ENOG41) translates to MADQTIVYTKEAPFPLGPYSQAIKTPTAIYCSGQIPLTADGTLIEGTIAEKTRKCCENLDVVLKQAGSSLPRVVKTTIFISDMAHFAEMNGEYEKFFSHKPARSCVAVKTLPKGVDVEIEAIALP, encoded by the exons ATGGCCGACCAAACTATCGTGTACACTAAGGAAGCCCCCTTTC CCCTCGGCCCTTAC TCTCAAGCCATCAAGACTCCCACTGCCATCTACTGCTCCGGCCAGATCCCTCTTACTGCCGATGGCACCCTGATTGAGGGCACCATCGCCGAGAAGACCAGAAAGTGCTGCGAGAACCTGGATGTCGTTCTCAAGCAGGCTGGCTCTTCCCTGCCCAGAGTCGTCAAGACCACTATTTTCATCTCTGACATGGCTCACTTTGCT GAGATGAACGGAGAGTACGAGAAATTCTTCTCTCACAAGCCTGCGCGAAGCTGCGTTGCAGTCAAGACGCTCCCCAAGGGCGTCGATGTGGAGATTGAGGCTATTGCCCTGCCATAG
- a CDS encoding uncharacterized protein (EggNog:ENOG41): MASAAAPPPRGLAPNASLPAKVQPIPPNQTLYVTNLPSGKIQKADLRTALYMLFSTFGPVLDIVALKTMEMRGQAHIVFRDIQAATQAMRSLDGQSFLGRTMKIQYAKSKSHFVAKLDGTFKIPTTAGATVVEQTELQQSIFNAPPPGSAFEKPTVPAATPTSKNDEADENRGQKRTRDEEDEDSEGDVAMEEDSDDE; encoded by the exons ATGGCATCGgctgctgcccctcctcctcgcggCCTCGCGCCGAACGCCTCTCTGCCCGCGAAAGTGCAGCCAATTCCTCCCAACCAGAC TCTATACGTTACAAACCTCCCGTCAGGCAAGATACAGAAAGCAGACCTGCGAACAGCACTGTACATGCTCTTTTCGACCTTTGGACCGGTGCTCGATATCGTCGCCCTCAAGACAATGGAGATGCGCGGCCAAGCTCACATTGTATTTCGCGACATCCAGGCAGCAACCCAGGCCATGAGATCATTAGATGGACAGTCCTTTTTGGGTCGCACAATG AAAATCCAATACGCCAAATCCAAATCGCATTTCGTAGCGAAACTCGATGGCACGTTCAAAATCCCCACAACGGCCGGCGCCACCGTCGTGGAACAGACAGAGCTCCAGCAGAGTATCTTTAACGCACCGCCACCTGGATCAGCTTTCGAAAAGCCTACCGTACCGGCTGCCACACCAACTTCGAAGAatgacgaggccgacgagaaCCGCGGCCAGAAGCGAACCcgtgatgaggaggatgaagatagCGAGGGCGATGTGGCAATGGAGGAAGATAGCGACGATGAATGA
- a CDS encoding uncharacterized protein (BUSCO:EOG092D2HX1), whose protein sequence is MAAPEVHHLFHNPIADHSFSADHATLAVARDSSVELYSKAGNAFKLADVLKGHDKTVTSVDIAPNSGRIVSCSQDRNALVWEPSPTGYKPTLVLLRISRAATFVRWSPSETKFAVGSGDRVIAVCYFEEENDWWVSKHLKKPIRSTITSVAWHPNSVLLAAGSTDAHARVLSAFVKGVDERPEPGVWGERLPFNTICGEYLNNSAGWVHSVAFSPSGNALAFAAHDSSVTVVYPSGPDQPPKAVLSIPTQLLPFKSLLWKAEDEIIAAGYDCEAFRFQGGEGGWQLVGTMESKGHAGAGEQREESALNMFRQMDLKGKVKDNTQLKTVHQNTISNIRPYEISGGKVTKFSSSGVDGRVVIWNA, encoded by the exons ATGGCTGCTCCCGAAGTCCACCACTTATTCCACAACCCCATTGCCGACCACTCGTTCTCGGCCGACCACGCAACTCTGGCCGTTGCTCGAGACTCGTCCGTTGAGCTATACAGCAAGGCTGGAAATGCTTTCAAGCTGGCAGACGTGCTGAAGGGCCACGACAAGACGGTCACCAGCGTCGACATTGCCCCGAACAGCGGCCGCATTGTGTCTTGCTCCCAAG ATCGAAACGCTCTGGTCTGGGAGCCGTCTCCCACCGGATACAAGCCCACTCTCGTTCTTCTTCGAATCAGCCGTGCTGCCACCTTTGTTCGATGGTCACCTTCCGAGACCAAGTTTGCCGTGGGCTCCGGTGACCGCGTCATTGCCGTTTGCTACTTTGAGGAGGAAAACGACTGGTGGGTTTCGAAGCACCTGAAGAAGCCCATCCGCAGTACCATCACCAGCGTTGCTTGGCACCCCAACTCCGTgctcctcgccgccggctCTACCGATGCCCATGCCCGAGTGCTGTCAGCCTTTGTTAAGGGTGTCGATGAGCGTCCCGAGCCTGGTGTCTGGGGTGAGCGATTGCCCTTCAACACCATCTGCGGAGAATACCTGAACAACTCTGCCGGCTGGGTGCACTCCGTGGCCTTTTCTCCCAGCGGAAACGCTCTCGCCTTTGCTGCGCATGACAGCAGTGTCACCGTTGTGTACCCCAGCGGCCCTGACCAGCCCCCCAAGGCCGTTTTGAGCATCCCCACCCAGCTTCTGCCATTCAAGAGCTTGCTCTGGAAGGCTGAAGACGAGATCATTGCTGCCGGCTACGACTGTGAGGCTTTCCGTTTCCAGGGCGGCGAGGGAGGCTGGCAGCTTGTCGGAACCATGGAGTCCAAGGGCCACGCCGGCGCTGGCGAGCAACGCGAGGAGTCTGCGCTGAACATGTTCAGACAGATGGACCTCAAGGGCAAAGTCAAGGATAACACACAATTGAAGACGGTTCATCAAAACACAATCTCCAACATTAGACCTTATGAGATCTCCGGCGGAAAGGTCACCAAGTTTAGCT CGAGCGGCGTTGACGGAAGAGTCGTGATTTGGAATGCTTAG
- a CDS encoding uncharacterized protein (EggNog:ENOG41), which yields MSLPNPRRRAPVTRPGTDCEHDLSLKTSVILRKGATFHSPTSPTSSNDDFVPPRLERSQSDFDDVVDASRRRIALTLNDIDEALSQAKDLSLSDKSTRSQTLRDTSLPVPRGFLEMPVVDPAMERRVLRPRSVRLSRNHASDSGIGSSAASINEKAAATDSTKKPQVSALTRSAASSTTKMLPTLSPRAINRIREHTLRPLLEKPTLKDFEPIILDVPRRIRSKEIICLRDLEKTLIFMAPEKAKSAALYLDFCLTSVRCIQATVEYLTDREQIRPGDRPYTNGYFIDLKEQIYQYGKQLAAIKEKGSLADDMDIDQSDEVRLYGGIAENGRPAELVRIRKDGTAISMATGKVIDMAESPAPMKRSLSQQREDEEEIMRSMARRKKNASPEELAPKKCREPGCTKEFKRPCDLTKHEKTHSRPWKCPFSTCKYHDYGWPTEKEMDRHINDKHSDAPAMFECLFKPCPYKSKRESNCKQHMEKAHGWTYVRTKTNGKKAPSQNGSVAQHTPPLASVSTPSTTPTYSVSTPPQEGTQIMTNDFPLYPAESDWLATYGMQPETIDAMDLALENPSPSSAASSYEQYPPYQNGSTFIINDEDIYAAHVQIPAQLPTPEQVYSKMMPHQMPIYHTQPQPCDTIPAMAQQQEFSPNAQQNAVLYTPTSLREVDEGFDESFASDGADFQLFPASLDKTAVFQSLFTEMPSANLGFSQATQPDIFQQMDCWNLDYQGFQE from the exons ATGTCCCTCCCAAACCCCCGCAGAAGGGCTCCGGTGACTCGCCCGGGAACCGACTGCGAACATGATCTTTCTCTTAAGACCTCTGTCATCCTTCGCAAGGGTGCCACCTTCCACTCTCCTACCTCTCCCACTTCTTCCAACGACGACTTTGTTCCTCCTCGGCTTGAGAGATCCCAATCAgactttgatgatgtcgtcgaTGCCAGCCGGCGTCGCATTGCCCTGACTCTGAACGACATCGACGAGGCCCTCTCCCAGGCAAAGGACCTCTCCCTGTCCGACAAGAGCACTCGAAGCCAGACCCTTCGGGACACAAGTTTGCCTGTTCCTCGAGGCTTCCTCGAGATGCCTGTTGTCGACCCCGCCATGGAGCGACGCGTTCTGCGCCCTCGCTCTGTTCGACTCTCACGAAACCATGCCTCTGACAGCGGCATTGGCAGCTCGGCCGCCTCCATCAACGAAAAGGCCGCTGCCACAGACTCTACCAAGAAGCCCCAGGTGTCCGCCCTGACCAGGTCGGCTGCCTCTAGCACTACCAAGATGCTTCCCACCCTCAGCCCTCGGGCCATCAATCGCATCCGCGAACACACTCTCCGTCCTCTTTTGGAGAAACCTACACTCAAGGATTTTGAGCCCATTATTCTGGATGTGCCTCGACGCATTCGATCCAAGGAAATCATTTGCCTGCGGGATCTCGAGAAGACCTTGATCTTCATGGCACCG GAGAAGGCCAAGTCCGCCGCCTTGTACCTTGATTTCTGCCTCACGTCCGTCCGATGCATCCAGGCGACTGTCGAATACTTGACCGACCGCGAACAAATCCGGCCCGGCGACCGACCTTACACTAACGGATACTTCATCGACTTGAAGGAGCAAATTTACCAGTATGGCAAGCAGCTCGCTGCCATCAAGGAAAAGGGCAGCCTTGCCGACGACATGGATATTGACCA ATCTGACGAGGTCCGACTCTACGGCGGCATCGCTGAGAATGGCCGTCCTGCTGAGCTTGTCCGCATCAGAAAAGACGGCACCGCCATTTCAATGGCCACTGGAAAGGTAATCGACATGGCCGAATCCCCCGCACCCATGAAGCGCTCCCTGAGCCAACAGcgcgaggacgaggaagagatcATGCGGTCCATGGCCCGCCGGAAGAAGAACGCCAGCCCGGAAGAGCTGGCTCCCAAGAAGTGCCGCGAGCCTGGCTGCACCAAGGAGTTCAAACGCCCCTGCGACCTCACCAAGCACGAGAAGACTCACTCTCGTCCCTGGAAGTGCCCCTTCTCCACTTGCAAGTACCACGATTATGGCTGGCCCAccgagaaggagatggaCCGCCACATCAACGACAAGCACTCCGATGCCCCTGCCATGTTCGAGTGCCTGTTCAAGCCCTGCCCCTACAAGTCGAAGCGTGAGTCAAACTGCAAGCAGCACATGGAAAAGGCCCACGGCTGGACCTATGTCCGCACCAAGACCAACGGCAAGAAGGCCCCCAGCCAGAACGGCTCTGTCGCCCAGCACACTCCTCCTCTGGCCAGCGTCTCTACTCCTTCTACCACCCCGACCTACAGCGTCTCCACGCCTCCACAGGAGGGCACTCAGATCATGACCAATGATTTCCCTCTTTACCCCGCCGAGTCGGACTGGCTTGCCACCTACGGCATGCAGCCTGAGAccattgatgccatggacCTTGCTCTCGAGaatccttctccttcttctgcagCATCCTCATACGAGCAGTACCCACCCTACCAGAACGGCTCcaccttcatcatcaacgatGAGGACATTTACGCTGCCCACGTCCAGATCCCTGCTCAGCTCCCCACCCCCGAGCAAGTCTACAGCAAAATGATGCCTCACCAGATGCCAATCTACCACACCCAGCCACAGCCCTGTGATACCATCCCCGCcatggcgcagcagcaggagttCTCTCCCAATGCACAGCAGAATGCAGTTCTCTACACACCAACCTCACTACGTGAAGTCGATGAGGGTTTTGATGAGTCCTTTGCTTCTGACGGCGCCGACTTCCAACTGTTCCCGGCGTCACTAGACAAGACTGCCGTTTTCCAGTCTCTCTTTACAGAGATGCCAAGTGCCAACCTGGGCTTCTCCCAGGCTACACAGCCAGACATTTTCCAACAAATGGATTGCTGGAACCTTGACTACCAGGGATTCCAAGAataa